From uncultured Methanobrevibacter sp., one genomic window encodes:
- the cofG gene encoding 7,8-didemethyl-8-hydroxy-5-deazariboflavin synthase subunit CofG: MKSITKEDILQILNANDSDTIRYMLETAKYRENNLITYSKNIFIPLTEICRNDCGYCNFKKSPDDPHAIILKTKEEVLEDLKEAERYGCTEALFTFGEDADEEEIVRIKLKEYGYNNMVDYIVDICKMTLEKTSLLPHTNGGNFSFDDLKLLKEVNASMGLMLESSSKRLMELPAHNKSPGKNPELRIETIKNAGKLKIPYTTGILIGIGETKEEIADSLLTIKDIYDEYGHIQEVIIQNFTPIPGIEMENWTGPSFLDMIKTVIAASMVFKDTDVSIQVPPNLNRDTAQIFLLCGADDWGGVSPVSPDYVNITSPWPGIDELKKLTEDEGFKLTERLCVYEKYFNKNWLNKDILDKITNLSERQ; encoded by the coding sequence ATGAAATCCATAACTAAAGAAGATATTCTCCAAATATTAAACGCAAATGATAGCGACACAATCAGATATATGCTAGAAACCGCGAAATATAGGGAGAATAATCTAATTACTTATTCTAAAAATATTTTTATACCCTTAACCGAAATCTGCAGAAATGATTGTGGATACTGTAATTTTAAGAAGAGCCCTGATGATCCACATGCTATTATTCTCAAAACTAAAGAAGAGGTTTTAGAGGATTTAAAAGAAGCTGAGAGATATGGGTGTACCGAAGCACTGTTTACTTTTGGTGAAGATGCCGATGAAGAAGAAATAGTACGCATCAAACTTAAGGAATACGGCTATAACAATATGGTTGATTATATTGTTGATATTTGTAAAATGACATTAGAAAAAACCAGTCTGTTACCTCATACAAATGGAGGAAATTTTAGTTTTGATGACTTAAAACTCCTAAAAGAGGTTAATGCATCAATGGGACTGATGCTTGAAAGCAGTTCAAAAAGATTGATGGAACTTCCTGCCCATAATAAAAGTCCAGGGAAAAATCCGGAACTGAGAATTGAAACCATTAAAAATGCAGGAAAGCTGAAAATACCGTATACCACAGGAATACTAATTGGAATAGGGGAAACTAAAGAAGAAATTGCAGATTCATTGTTGACCATAAAAGACATTTATGATGAGTATGGACATATTCAAGAAGTAATCATACAGAATTTCACACCGATTCCAGGAATTGAAATGGAAAATTGGACAGGTCCCAGCTTTTTAGATATGATAAAAACAGTCATAGCAGCTTCAATGGTATTTAAAGATACTGATGTTAGTATTCAAGTGCCACCCAACCTTAATCGCGATACAGCTCAAATATTTCTGTTATGCGGTGCAGATGATTGGGGAGGAGTATCACCAGTCAGCCCTGATTACGTAAATATCACATCACCATGGCCAGGCATTGATGAACTTAAAAAACTGACTGAAGATGAAGGATTCAAATTAACCGAAAGATTATGCGTTTATGAAAAATACTTTAATAAAAATTGGTTAAATAAAGACATTTTAGATAAAATAACTAATTTA